In one Nicotiana tomentosiformis chromosome 6, ASM39032v3, whole genome shotgun sequence genomic region, the following are encoded:
- the LOC104121341 gene encoding pentatricopeptide repeat-containing protein At1g71420 isoform X1 translates to MLRRKRITTVHPFLRLFTTVNPPATLEFNSSLQRLRVRPTHHHLEQFLSSLYNYPTNHSSQTYATFFHACALLHRLDIGQDIHNHMLFHNPNAAQELYTINHLVNMYAKCGNLECARQLFDQMPHRNIVSWTSLISGYAQYGRTNQCFSLFSSMLAHYRPNDFSYASVFSVCDSSRGRQVHAVALKTGFDTCVYVGNGLIAMYSRNSSMDGCDEAWKVFNVMEFLNLVSWNTMIAWFQMRGQGDKAMGFFSVMHRYSLGFNRATLVSVLSSLFGMDEIDFSWGLQGCFQLHCVSVKTGFILDVGIVTALLKAYSILGGELRDCYKLFLEMSGSQDLVLWTEIIVAFSERDPTKAIILFGQLRREGLSLDSYAFSIALKACAGLVTDRNALMVHCEVIKSGFMDTVVLGNALIHAYARCGSISQAKQVFEEMRYRDIISWNSMLKAYALHGKANEALRLFRKMDVKPDATTFVSLLSACSHAGRVEEGIKIFDAMFEKHGIVPQLDHYACIVDIVGRAGHFFQAEKIIKEMPMLPDYVVWSAFLGACRKHRESGLAQIVASRLKELDPENSLAYVLMSNVHCSANSFNEAGHLRKQMRRLGVKKQPGLSWTEVGGLVHEFASGGLQHPDRKAIYTNLEDFVKELKHSGYIPETTSSLHDIEDEQKEEQLYYHSEKLALIYALQDASKSPSSCSAIKIIKNIRICLDCHNFMKLSSKLIEREIIVRDSNRFHHFKNGACSCNDYW, encoded by the coding sequence ATGCTACGTCGTAAACGAATCACAACCGTCCATCCATTCCTTCGGCTATTCACAACTGTTAATCCTCCCGCGACGTTGGAATTCAACTCATCCCTCCAAAGGCTACGCGTGCGACCCACGCACCACCATCTAGAACAATTCCTCTCTTCCTTGTACAACTATCCTACGAATCATTCCTCACAAACCTATGCTACCTTCTTCCACGCCTGCGCCCTCCTTCACCGCCTTGATATTGGCCAAGACATCCACAACCACATGCTTTTCCACAATCCAAATGCCGCTCAAGAACTCTACACAATCAATCATCTTGTTAACATGTATGCAAAATGTGGTAATTTGGAATGTGCTCGTCAACTGTTTGATCAAATGCCGCACAGAAACATTGTTTCTTGGACTTCCCTTATTTCAGGTTATGCTCAATATGGACGGACTAATCAATGTTTTAGCTTATTTTCTAGCATGTTAGCTCATTATAGGCCTAATGATTTTTCTTATGCTAGTGTTTTTTCTGTTTGTGATAGCTCACGTGGTAGGCAAGTGCATGCAGTTGCACTAAAAACAGGTTTTGATACATGTGTTTATGTTGGTAATGGTTTGATCGCAATGTACTCGAGGAATAGTTCAATGGATGGTTGCGATGAGGCATGGAAGGTTTTTAATGTTATGGAGTTTCTGAATCTGGTTTCATGGAATACAATGATAGCATGGTTTCAAATGCGTGGACAAGGTGATAAGGCGATGGGATTCTTTTCAGTAATGCATCGTTATAGCTTGGGGTTCAATCGTGCCACTCTTGTCAGTGTACTTTCTTCTCTCTTTGGAATGGATGAAATTGATTTTTCCTGGGGTCTTCAGGGTTGTTTCCAATTGCATTGCGTTAGTGTGAAAACCGGTTTTATACTAGATGTTGGGATTGTTACTGCTTTGTTGAAAGCGTATTCAATTCTTGGAGGAGAGCTTCGTGATTGTTATAAATTGTTTCTGGAAATGAGTGGATCTCAAGATCTTGTGTTGTGGACTGAAATCATAGTGGCGTTTTCAGAAAGAGATCCTACGAAAGCGATTATCCTGTTTGGTCAGTTGCGCCGAGAGGGGTTAAGTTTGGATAGTTATGCTTTTTCCATTGCACTAAAAGCTTGTGCAGGACTCGTGACAGATAGAAATGCCTTGATGGTGCACTGCGAAGTGATTAAATCTGGTTTCATGGATACTGTGGTACTTGGAAATGCATTGATTCATGCATATGCAAGGTGTGGCTCAATATCTCAGGCCAAACAGGTTTTTGAGGAGATGAGATACAGAGATATAATATCGTGGAATTCGATGTTGAAAGCTTATGCGCTGCATGGGAAAGCAAATGAAGCATTGAGACTTTTTAGGAAAATGGATGTGAAACCTGATGCAACCACTTTTGTTTCGCTGCTTTCAGCTTGTAGCCATGCTGGAAGGGTGGAAGAAGGAATTAAAATTTTTGATGCTATGTTTGAGAAACATGGTATTGTTCCTCAACTCGATCATTATGCATGTATAGTTGATATTGTTGGTCGAGCAGGTCATTTTTTTCAGGCggagaaaataataaaagaaatgcCCATGCTACCAGATTATGTGGTATGGAGTGCATTTCTTGGAGCATGCCGGAAACATCGTGAATCTGGGCTGGCCCAAATAGTTGCATCTAGGTTGAAGGAGTTAGATCCAGAAAATTCATTAGCATATGTACTCATGTCAAATGTACACTGCTCAGCAAATAGCTTCAATGAAGCAGGTCATCTTAGGAAGCAAATGCGCCGGCTCGGTGTTAAGAAGCAGCCTGGATTGAGCTGGACTGAAGTTGGGGGTTTGGTGCATGAGTTTGCTTCTGGAGGCCTACAACATCCAGACAGGAAAGCTATATATACTAATCTGGAGGACTTTGTGAAAGAGCTGAAACATAGTGGCTATATTCCTGAGACAACTTCATCTTTACATGACATAGAAGACGAACAgaaagaagagcaattatattaTCACAGCGAGAAACTTGCACTGATATATGCTTTACAAGATGCTAGTAAATCTCCTTCCAGCTGCAGTGCCATTAAGATTATAAAGAACATCCGTATTTGTTTGGATTGCCACAACTTTATGAAGTTATCATCAAAGCTAATAGAAAGGGAAATTATTGTGAGAGATTCAAACCGTTTCCACCATTTTAAGAATGGGGCGTGCTCTTGCAATGATTACTGGTAG
- the LOC104121341 gene encoding pentatricopeptide repeat-containing protein At1g71420 isoform X2, translated as MYSRNSSMDGCDEAWKVFNVMEFLNLVSWNTMIAWFQMRGQGDKAMGFFSVMHRYSLGFNRATLVSVLSSLFGMDEIDFSWGLQGCFQLHCVSVKTGFILDVGIVTALLKAYSILGGELRDCYKLFLEMSGSQDLVLWTEIIVAFSERDPTKAIILFGQLRREGLSLDSYAFSIALKACAGLVTDRNALMVHCEVIKSGFMDTVVLGNALIHAYARCGSISQAKQVFEEMRYRDIISWNSMLKAYALHGKANEALRLFRKMDVKPDATTFVSLLSACSHAGRVEEGIKIFDAMFEKHGIVPQLDHYACIVDIVGRAGHFFQAEKIIKEMPMLPDYVVWSAFLGACRKHRESGLAQIVASRLKELDPENSLAYVLMSNVHCSANSFNEAGHLRKQMRRLGVKKQPGLSWTEVGGLVHEFASGGLQHPDRKAIYTNLEDFVKELKHSGYIPETTSSLHDIEDEQKEEQLYYHSEKLALIYALQDASKSPSSCSAIKIIKNIRICLDCHNFMKLSSKLIEREIIVRDSNRFHHFKNGACSCNDYW; from the coding sequence ATGTACTCGAGGAATAGTTCAATGGATGGTTGCGATGAGGCATGGAAGGTTTTTAATGTTATGGAGTTTCTGAATCTGGTTTCATGGAATACAATGATAGCATGGTTTCAAATGCGTGGACAAGGTGATAAGGCGATGGGATTCTTTTCAGTAATGCATCGTTATAGCTTGGGGTTCAATCGTGCCACTCTTGTCAGTGTACTTTCTTCTCTCTTTGGAATGGATGAAATTGATTTTTCCTGGGGTCTTCAGGGTTGTTTCCAATTGCATTGCGTTAGTGTGAAAACCGGTTTTATACTAGATGTTGGGATTGTTACTGCTTTGTTGAAAGCGTATTCAATTCTTGGAGGAGAGCTTCGTGATTGTTATAAATTGTTTCTGGAAATGAGTGGATCTCAAGATCTTGTGTTGTGGACTGAAATCATAGTGGCGTTTTCAGAAAGAGATCCTACGAAAGCGATTATCCTGTTTGGTCAGTTGCGCCGAGAGGGGTTAAGTTTGGATAGTTATGCTTTTTCCATTGCACTAAAAGCTTGTGCAGGACTCGTGACAGATAGAAATGCCTTGATGGTGCACTGCGAAGTGATTAAATCTGGTTTCATGGATACTGTGGTACTTGGAAATGCATTGATTCATGCATATGCAAGGTGTGGCTCAATATCTCAGGCCAAACAGGTTTTTGAGGAGATGAGATACAGAGATATAATATCGTGGAATTCGATGTTGAAAGCTTATGCGCTGCATGGGAAAGCAAATGAAGCATTGAGACTTTTTAGGAAAATGGATGTGAAACCTGATGCAACCACTTTTGTTTCGCTGCTTTCAGCTTGTAGCCATGCTGGAAGGGTGGAAGAAGGAATTAAAATTTTTGATGCTATGTTTGAGAAACATGGTATTGTTCCTCAACTCGATCATTATGCATGTATAGTTGATATTGTTGGTCGAGCAGGTCATTTTTTTCAGGCggagaaaataataaaagaaatgcCCATGCTACCAGATTATGTGGTATGGAGTGCATTTCTTGGAGCATGCCGGAAACATCGTGAATCTGGGCTGGCCCAAATAGTTGCATCTAGGTTGAAGGAGTTAGATCCAGAAAATTCATTAGCATATGTACTCATGTCAAATGTACACTGCTCAGCAAATAGCTTCAATGAAGCAGGTCATCTTAGGAAGCAAATGCGCCGGCTCGGTGTTAAGAAGCAGCCTGGATTGAGCTGGACTGAAGTTGGGGGTTTGGTGCATGAGTTTGCTTCTGGAGGCCTACAACATCCAGACAGGAAAGCTATATATACTAATCTGGAGGACTTTGTGAAAGAGCTGAAACATAGTGGCTATATTCCTGAGACAACTTCATCTTTACATGACATAGAAGACGAACAgaaagaagagcaattatattaTCACAGCGAGAAACTTGCACTGATATATGCTTTACAAGATGCTAGTAAATCTCCTTCCAGCTGCAGTGCCATTAAGATTATAAAGAACATCCGTATTTGTTTGGATTGCCACAACTTTATGAAGTTATCATCAAAGCTAATAGAAAGGGAAATTATTGTGAGAGATTCAAACCGTTTCCACCATTTTAAGAATGGGGCGTGCTCTTGCAATGATTACTGGTAG